CCGGTCGGGCGCGTCGAAACCGGGGTGTTGAACACCGGCGATTCGGTCTCGTTCCAGCCCTCGGACGTGGGCGGCGAGGTCAAGACAATCGAGATGCACCACGAGGAGGTCCCGCGGGCCGAACCCGGCGACAACGTGGGGTTCAACGTCCGCGGCGTGGGCAAGGACGACATCCACCGGGGCGACGTGTGCGGTCCCGCCGACGACCCGCCGAGTGTGGCCGAGACGTTCACGGCCCAAATCGTCGTGATGCAACACCCCTCGGTCATCACCGCGGGCTACACGCCGGTCTTCCACGCTCACACCGCCCAAGTCGCCTGCACGCTGGAGTCCATCGACCAGAAAATCGACGCCTCGTCGGGAGAAGTCGAGGAGGAGAACCCCGACTTCATCCAGTCGGGCGACGCCGCGGTCATCACGGTCAGACCCCAGAAGCCCCTGAGCCTCGAACCCTCCTCCGAGATTCCGGAGTTGGGAAGCTTCGCAATTCGGGACATGGGCCAGACCATCGCCGCCGGCCGTGTGCTAGAGGTCAGCGAACGGTAAGCCGACCCAACCGCGACGGACGCCGGGGACAGAGCGCCAGACCCCCAATTCGGGGGAAATCCCCAACTGCGTCAGACATCGTTTGATTTTACTACCTGTACGGAAGTGGTTGTAACATGGGTTTTGGTAGCTACGACGAGTCCGAGCAAAAGGACCAAGACAGCGATTTCGACGAGGAGGACGCCGTCAACGTACACGCAAACTCTCACGAGGGCGAAGTTTCGTTCGACTCGGAGGCCTCGCAGGACGAACTCCTCGACCAGTTGAACGAAATCAAGAACGGCGGCGAAGAAGACGAGGAGTAATTTCCCGTCTGTCGAAACCGGGCCGGTTTTAACTCCTTCTGGCGTATTCTGGCGCGTGAAGAACGTCACGGACAGAACCAGCAACCCCTTCGGAATGTCGCCGCCCTGCCGACACGAGTGCGAGTCCGGAGTTCGCGCCGTCTTCGGCTACGGCGACGCCAACGCCGACTTCCACGTGGTCGGCGACCATCCGGGCGTCCACGGCGGCCGAGAGACCGGCGTGCCCTTCACCGGGAGCGCGGCGGGCGAGCGCCTGCAACCGGTTTTGAACGAGGTCGGCCTCCTCGGGGACGCCTACAGCGACGAACCGAGGAGCGCGAACGTCTTCTTCAGCTATCGCCACATGTGCTGTCTGCCCGAGGACCGCGCGCCGACCGACCGGGAGTACGCCGACTTGGAACCGTTCTTCGACGCGGAACTCCGGGCCATCGCGGCCCACGTCCTCGTGCCGGTCGGCGAGCGCGCGACTCGCTACGTCCTCGGGACCTACGCCGCCCGCGAGGCCCTCCTCGACGCCGTGGACGGCGACCCGATGGCGGACCTCCACGCCGACCACCTGCCGGGCCGGGGCTTTCTGGTCGTGCCGGTCCGCGACCCGAGCGACTGGGAGGAGGGCGACGGCGAGCGACTGGCCTCCTCGCTCGCGGACCTGCTGGCGTCGGACTACCGCCAGACCGCCGACCTCGGGCGGTTCTTGGCGGAACACGACACTTACGAAGTTCGGTAGCGGGGTCGGCGTGCGACCGGAAAGTACAGGGTCGGAGCGCGACCGGAAGGTACGAACGGTCCCGCCCGCTATCACAGGTATGGCCAAGACCGTAGACGACCTGCGGAACGAGATTCGGCAGGCAGTCGGGCGATACGAGCGCGTCGAATCGACCGGGTTCACCAAGGAAGCCCTCGCCGCGATTTGCGACGCCGTGGGCTACGACATCGACGCGAACCGTCTCCCCGCCAAATCGCAGATGCGGACCGGGATTCTCCGGAAAATCGGCGAATTGGACGACGACGACCCCGAGGAGACCGGCCGCTCCTTCCGGAAAGCGCAACTCGAATCCATCGCAGAGGCGCTCCGAGACGAGGAGTAGCGGGTCGTCCGGGGCGAGTCTCTTTGCTCCTCGGCGTCGAACCTCCTCTGGGGGAACAGCCGTGAGCGTCAGACAAATCGAATCAATCGTAGAGCGACTCCAGCACAGCGCGACGGTCCGGTCGGTGTTCGGCGACCCGATAGAGCGCGGCGACCGAACCGTCGTCCCGGTGGCCCGCGTGGCCTTCGGATTCGGCGGCGGATACGGAAGCGGCGGCAAAGCGGAGAGCGAACAGACCGGCCAAGGCGGCGGAGGAGGTGGCGGCGCGACTGCCACCCCGGTCGGCGCGCTCGAAATCACCGACGAGGGCACGCGCTTTGTCCGGTTCGAGGAGCGCCGCCGGTCGCTCGGGGTACTGGTCGTCGGGGTGGTCGCGGGACTGCTACTCGGACGGCGGTTCGGACGGTCGTAGAACTGTAGATGTGTCTTCGAAGATTGTAATTATTTTCTTAATAATTGAATAGATTGCTATCGGCGGTAGTGACCCGGCTCTGACATCGACGGAGGCCGCGACCGGACCGCGAAACTCACCCGTCCCGCTACCGCAGGTCTCGCCCCCGTTACCGCGAACCTCATGTTCCCCTGCGAACCTTCTGCTTCCCGCTACTGCGAACCTCACGCCGCCCCAACCTCGCGGCCGCCCAAGGCGGCCGCGTCCCTCGCGCGACGACGGCGGACTACGAGAGTCCGCCAGCGCGCGCCGAGAGGAGGTCCCGAAATCTCTCTAAGAGCGGCCGCCCTCCTCCCGAGAGCTACCTTCATCCCGGTTCCGACCGTAGCGACTGTGATGGCCACCGTCAGAACGAACGACATCCGGACCTACTACGAGGAGGACGGCACCGGCCCGCCGGTCGTGTTCGTCCACGGCGCAATCCTCGACCACTCCCAGTGGTATCCCCAGAC
This genomic window from Halorussus lipolyticus contains:
- a CDS encoding DUF5786 family protein, translating into MGFGSYDESEQKDQDSDFDEEDAVNVHANSHEGEVSFDSEASQDELLDQLNEIKNGGEEDEE
- a CDS encoding uracil-DNA glycosylase family protein, with the translated sequence MKNVTDRTSNPFGMSPPCRHECESGVRAVFGYGDANADFHVVGDHPGVHGGRETGVPFTGSAAGERLQPVLNEVGLLGDAYSDEPRSANVFFSYRHMCCLPEDRAPTDREYADLEPFFDAELRAIAAHVLVPVGERATRYVLGTYAAREALLDAVDGDPMADLHADHLPGRGFLVVPVRDPSDWEEGDGERLASSLADLLASDYRQTADLGRFLAEHDTYEVR
- a CDS encoding GerW family sporulation protein; translated protein: MSVRQIESIVERLQHSATVRSVFGDPIERGDRTVVPVARVAFGFGGGYGSGGKAESEQTGQGGGGGGGATATPVGALEITDEGTRFVRFEERRRSLGVLVVGVVAGLLLGRRFGRS